In uncultured Fusobacterium sp., the DNA window AGCAGTTAATCCCAATATTATAGATATAAAGGTAACTAAAATAAATGGTTATGAAAAGAACTTAGAGATAGCATCTAATGAAATACCTGTTTGGGGTGATGGACATTATGTTGATGGAGAAGCCTAAAAAGGTAGATTTAATCTCTTATTTACCTTTATTTATTCAAAACTATAGAGAAATAGAAGAGATTATGAAAAGTGAAAATATTATTTTGCAAGATGAATGGCAACACTTAAAACAAGCTTTTAAAAATAATTTTATTTTTCATACAGATATTTATGGAATTTCATTATTTGAAAAGATGATGAAAATATATCCTAAAGCTAAAGATACATTAAAAGATAGACAGATTAAAGTATATACTAAATGGAATGCCACAATTCCATATACATGGAAATGGCTGGTAGGATACTTAGATGCCTATTTTTTAGATACGTCAATCAAAGCAACTCCAGTACTTTTTAATAATGAATATAGATTAGATGTGAGATTAACAGCAGAAACATATTTTTCTAATAGAGAATATGAGCTTTATTATGAACTTAGAAAATTGATTCCAGCAAATCTTATTTTAAACTTAATAAATGTATTAAAAAAAATAGAAGGTAAATACTATTTTAGAAATGCTTTGATATATAGAATGAAGAAAAAAATAAGAGCTGACCCAATTAATACAGTGCCTACTGGTAAATACTGGATAGGTTCTGGAATTATATATAAACTAAAGAAAGGGGTGTAAAAATGGCTTATAGAGGTTTAACAAAAGTAGGAGCAAACTATTTAGCTACTAGAATTGCAAATAATTTACCTGTTGAATTTGTAAAAGTAGTTATAGGGAGTGGAATTGTTCCTCAAGATAAAGATCCAGCAGATACTAATGATTTGTTTTCACCTAAACAAGAGGCTAAAATTCTAGCTAAATCACAGGTTGAAAATGCTGTAGATATAACTATTCAAGTTACTAATGAAAAAGTAGAAGATGGGTACTATTTAAAAGAGATAGGGGTATTTGTTAATGATAATGGAGAAAATAAGCTTTATTGGTATTGTAATGAAGATAATGCTCAGTATATTCCTAGAAAAACAGATGTCCCTATAAACTTTGAAATAGATATAAAGATGGAAGTTACTAATATAGACAGTCCTATTATAAACTGGGACGGAACAGGAACATGGATTACAAAAGAATACTTAGATAAAATTGTAAAGGATTTAGAAACTGAACTAAATAAAATAGCAACTCCAACAGAACTAGGAAGAATCAAAGTTGGAAATAATTTAACTATTACAGAAGATGGAATATTAAATGGTTTAGTAGCTTCGCCAGAGAGTTTGCCACCTATTGTTGAGAAATATAAAGGGGCTGGTGCTTAATGAAGGAGATGCTTGTAAGTTGGGATATTTTAAGAAATGCTAATTTCTCCCCTATCTTTTTCTTACAAGGTGATTTTGGTATTGGAAATCTTAAAATAGTTTTAAGAAGTCTTAATAAAGATTTTCAAGGAAATATTAGAGCTACATTTTGTAATTCTAGTACCCCAACAGAGCCTTATATAGTTGAAAAAGATATTGAAGGTACAAGCATTGATATTAAAATACCTGATGAGGTTTTACAGAGATTTGGAAAAGTCTTTTGTAGATTAATTTTAAGAAGTCAAGATAAAACTAAGATACTTGGAAGCATTCAAGAGATATATTTTCATGTAGTTGAGAAAAAAGACTGGGAGTTATTAGAGCCATTACTTCCAAGCGATGAAAAACAGTATGTACAAGATGTTGTAGATGAACTATATGAGATTTTACTAAACTCAAAAGGTGAATTAAAAGAGTATGCAGATAGTTTAAAAGAAAATCTAACTATTGATGTAATGTCTTTAGATGATGCTAGAAAGATAATTGAAAAATATAAAAATAGAAAAGGAGAAGAGAAAATATGACAAAAGATCAAATGGAATTTTTACAAAAGCTTTCAACTGGAAAAATAGTTGATGAAGTTGCTTATGAAGAGCTTGTTAAAGTTGTATTTGAAGAGTTAAAGAAAAAAGCCCTTCAAGAAACAACATATACAAAAGAGGAAGTAAATAATCTATTAGGACAAGCTAGCAAATTTACTGTTCAAGTAATAGAAGATCTTCCAGAAACAGGTAAAGAATATGTTCTATACTTTGTAACTGATCCTAAGGGAAAAGATAAGAATATTAAGCTTGAATATATGTGGATAGATAATAAGTTTGAGCTTATTGGAAGTACACAACTTGAGCCTACAACTATATTTAAAACTGAAAAAACAGATCTAACTACTGCTGATGCTGATATAATTAAAAAATATTTTACTGATAATGCTGGACAAGTAGCTAAAGCTGGAGATGTTTTCTTAATAACAACAGTTGTAGATAAAAAAGTATATGAACAATCATCATATATTTATAGTGGAACAGCTTGGGAAGCAATAACAGGTAATGTAGATGCTGATAAAGTTATTCTTAGAGAAGATTTTATAGGTGCTGGAAACTGGTCACAAATAGGAAACTATACAAAAGCTCAAAATGGAACTTCTACAATTCCAGCTAAAGGGTTATCAGTAACAGCTTTTTTACAAGGAATGGTATCTAAAGAGGAACAACCTAAGATTACTGCTCAACCAGCTGTAAGTGGATTCTCTTTAAGTGGAGCTAAAGCTGTAGAGGTTGGAACTAAAATAGCAGAGGTATCTTTTGGAACTGCTAATCTGTCTCCAGGATCATATACTTATGGGCCAACCACAGGAGTAGTTGCTCAATCATTTAAAGTAGATAGAGTTGCACAGCCTACAAACTTTAATAAAGAGAGTGTAGCCACTACAGCAAGTGGAACTGATAATAATGGTGGAAATGGATTTATTATTGGAGATGGAACTGAAGCAAATGTAGTTAGTTCATTAGCATATAAAGTGACTGTAGCTCATAATGAAGGAGTTCAAGCAGTAACTAACTTGAAAAATCCTTCTAGCCCTGTTGTAAAAATAGCAGCTGGAAGTAAAACACAGCAAACATCTGCATATACAGGATTTAGAAAATATTTCTATGGTGGAACAACTGATATTTCTGAGATAAACAGTGCTTATATCAGAAAATTAACAAGTTCTACTGGGGCATATAGAGCACAAACATTAACATTAACAGTTCCAGCAGGTTCAAAAAGAGTTGTTGTTGCTTGTCTAGCTACTGTTAAAGGAGTTACTAAGGTAATTAATAAGAGTGCTATGAATGCTGATATTACATCTGCTTTTGTTAAATCAACTGTAAATGTTGAGGGAGCAAATGGGTATACTGCTAAGCCATATAATGCTTTTGTATTTGAACCAGCAGTAGCATTTGAACAACAAGCTATTTTAGAGATTACTTTAGGTTAATTGGGAGGTAGAAATATATGAGTACAATAAATAAAAATGCACCATTTATGGAGTTACCTTTAGGAATAAGTAGACAAGTAGGAGCTCCTATTGAAAGATTTGAGGTGTTTTATTCTCTTGAAGAGGCACAGAATTATGCAAAAGCAAGTCCTCTTGCATATGTAGGGCAAACAATAAAGGTAGTTTTAGAAAATGAAAAAACAGTAACACTTTATAATATTGGATTTGATGGAGTACTTGAAAAAGGTTCAGGAGAAATTTCGACACTTACAGAAACTGAAGCCCAAGGAATAATTGATAAATATTTAAAATAGGAGTGATGAAAAATGACAGATAAAGAGTTAATGATGAGAGTAGCAAACGGAAAATTAATAGATGAGGTAGCTTATGAACTTTTAGTAAAAGAATTAACAGCAGTAATTAAAACAAAGGCTGAATTAAACCATGTACACGATGCTGATGCTATAACAGATGGAGCAACTAAATCAGTTCCTACTAAAACAAAACAAGCTGAATGGGATAAGAAAGTAACTACAGAACAGTTAAATGCGGCAGTAAATGCTTTTGCTAGTGGCTTAGCTTGGAAAGGTGTTCATACAACACTTGCAGAACTTGCAAAAGCTATTCCTGAGCCAAAAGAAGGATATTTTGTAATTGTTACTCAAGAACCTACTTACAATAACAAAAATACTCTTTTAATATATGAAGCTGAAACAGTAAATAAATGGCAGACTGCTGGAGAACTTATGATGCCAGGAAAAGCTACACAAACTCAAGATGGTCTGATGTCAAAAGAGGACAAAAAGAAGTTAGATGGATTGCAAAATTATGAACATCCTGCTTCTCACCCAGCTGCTATGATTACAGAAGATGAAACACATAAATTTGTTACGGCTACTGAAAAAACTAATATTACAACTGCTTTAAATACGGCTAATGCAGCTAAAGAGGCAGCAACAACAGCAGATGAAAAAGCAGTAGCAGCTCAAAATACAGCAAATACTGCAAAATCAACAGCAGATGATGCTTTAGCTAAAGCAAATGCACTTGAAGGAAAATTTGTATATTTAACAACAGAAGAAGCAAAAGAAATAATTAATAAATATAAGGCATAGGAGATGATACTCTATGAAT includes these proteins:
- a CDS encoding putative phage tail protein yields the protein MLMEKPKKVDLISYLPLFIQNYREIEEIMKSENIILQDEWQHLKQAFKNNFIFHTDIYGISLFEKMMKIYPKAKDTLKDRQIKVYTKWNATIPYTWKWLVGYLDAYFLDTSIKATPVLFNNEYRLDVRLTAETYFSNREYELYYELRKLIPANLILNLINVLKKIEGKYYFRNALIYRMKKKIRADPINTVPTGKYWIGSGIIYKLKKGV